A genome region from Arthrobacter sp. V1I9 includes the following:
- a CDS encoding ABC transporter substrate-binding protein, with product MSIPTVSRRRFQLGAAAVALSLLATGCGTSSSSNSNEEVTLRFAWWGNEYLNAQTEKVIDAFEAEHPNIKIESEPGEWASYWDKLATKTAANDAPDIIQMDQKYIAEYGGRGALLDLSRQEGIDTSKLDKEGLASGQYDGSQYGLSTGQNAYVIMANTKVFEAAKVPLPDDTKWTWDEFMETAAKISAAGDGKNYGAAYGSNEADLIIWLRQHGENLYSKDGKLDFDTATAASFWERLKEQRDSKASPPATVATEDAGAGLEESLFGTNRVGMAWWWTNQLGSLEATTGSSIKMLRAPSGDGSAAKNGMYYKPTMFWSASSRSKHPEAAATFINYLANSPEAGAILMTDRGVPTNAEIVDSITPSLKPADTTVVSFLKDIAPDVKEAPPVPPVGAGSVQNVIKRYTDEVLYDRLTPQAAAEAFKKEVEGMVAGAR from the coding sequence ATGTCGATTCCAACCGTTAGCCGGAGGCGATTCCAGCTTGGCGCTGCAGCCGTTGCCCTCTCCCTCCTCGCAACCGGATGTGGCACGTCCAGCAGTTCCAACAGCAACGAGGAAGTGACCCTGCGCTTTGCTTGGTGGGGTAACGAGTACCTCAATGCCCAGACTGAAAAGGTCATCGACGCCTTCGAAGCAGAGCATCCAAACATCAAGATCGAATCGGAACCCGGTGAGTGGGCCAGCTACTGGGACAAGCTGGCCACTAAGACAGCGGCCAATGACGCCCCTGACATCATTCAGATGGATCAGAAGTACATCGCCGAATACGGCGGACGCGGCGCCCTGCTGGACCTGTCCAGGCAGGAGGGTATCGACACGTCGAAGCTGGACAAGGAAGGGCTGGCTTCAGGCCAGTATGACGGCTCTCAGTACGGGCTGAGCACCGGCCAGAACGCCTACGTCATCATGGCCAACACGAAGGTTTTTGAGGCGGCCAAGGTGCCCCTCCCGGATGACACCAAATGGACCTGGGACGAGTTTATGGAGACGGCGGCTAAAATCAGCGCCGCAGGAGACGGAAAAAACTATGGCGCCGCCTACGGCAGCAACGAGGCGGACCTGATCATCTGGCTACGCCAGCACGGTGAGAACCTCTACTCCAAGGACGGCAAGCTGGACTTCGATACCGCAACCGCCGCCTCCTTCTGGGAACGCCTGAAGGAGCAGCGCGATTCGAAGGCAAGTCCCCCGGCAACCGTCGCCACCGAGGACGCCGGGGCAGGTCTCGAAGAGAGCCTCTTTGGCACCAACAGAGTGGGCATGGCGTGGTGGTGGACGAACCAGCTCGGTTCCCTTGAGGCCACTACCGGCAGCAGCATTAAGATGCTCCGTGCTCCCAGCGGCGATGGTTCCGCGGCCAAGAACGGCATGTACTACAAGCCCACCATGTTCTGGTCCGCTTCATCACGGTCCAAGCACCCTGAAGCCGCCGCCACCTTCATCAACTACCTGGCCAACAGCCCGGAAGCCGGAGCCATCCTGATGACGGACCGCGGCGTGCCCACCAATGCGGAGATCGTTGACAGCATTACGCCCTCGCTGAAGCCCGCGGATACCACTGTGGTCAGCTTCCTGAAGGACATTGCCCCGGACGTGAAGGAAGCACCGCCCGTTCCCCCGGTAGGCGCCGGCAGCGTGCAGAACGTGATCAAGCGCTACACCGATGAGGTCCTCTACGACCGTCTCACGCCGCAGGCAGCCGCCGAAGCATTCAAAAAGGAAGTTGAAGGAATGGTGGCCGGCGCCAGGTAA
- the groL gene encoding chaperonin GroEL (60 kDa chaperone family; promotes refolding of misfolded polypeptides especially under stressful conditions; forms two stacked rings of heptamers to form a barrel-shaped 14mer; ends can be capped by GroES; misfolded proteins enter the barrel where they are refolded when GroES binds) — MAKIIAFDEEARRGLERGLNTLADAVKVTLGPRGRNVVLEKKWGAPTITNDGVSIAKEIELDDPYEKIGAELVKEVAKKTDDVAGDGTTTATVLAQALVKEGLRNVAAGADPLSLKRGIEKAVEAVTAELLNSAKEIETKEEIAATASISAGDDEIGALIAEALDKVGKEGVITVEESNTFGLELELTEGMRFDKGYISAYFVTDTERQETVLEDPYILIVNSKISNVKELVAVLEKVMQSNKPLLIIAEDIEGEALATLIVNKIRGTFKSVAVKAPGFGDRRKAQLADIAVLTGGQVIAEEVGLKLETAGLELLGKARKVVVTKDETTIVEGAGDADQIAGRVSQIRAEIENSDSDYDREKLQERLAKLAGGVAVIKAGAATEVELKERKHRIEDAVRNAKAAVEEGIVAGGGVALIQAGAKAFANLQLSGDEATGANIVRVAIDAPLKQIAFNAGMEPGVVVDKVRGLPAGHGLNAATGEYVDLLAAGVNDPVKVTRSALQNAASIAGLFLTTEAVVADKPEKNAAPVGGGDDMGGMGGF; from the coding sequence ATGGCCAAGATCATTGCATTTGATGAAGAGGCACGCCGCGGCCTTGAGCGGGGCCTGAACACCCTCGCCGACGCCGTTAAGGTCACCCTCGGCCCGCGTGGACGCAACGTCGTCCTCGAAAAGAAGTGGGGCGCCCCCACGATCACCAACGATGGTGTTTCCATCGCCAAGGAGATCGAGCTGGACGATCCCTACGAGAAGATCGGCGCCGAGCTGGTCAAGGAAGTTGCCAAGAAGACGGACGACGTCGCAGGCGACGGCACCACCACGGCTACTGTGCTGGCACAGGCACTGGTCAAGGAAGGCCTGCGCAACGTTGCTGCCGGCGCCGACCCGCTGTCCCTCAAGCGCGGCATCGAAAAGGCTGTTGAAGCTGTTACGGCCGAGCTGCTGAACTCCGCCAAGGAAATCGAAACCAAGGAAGAGATCGCCGCTACGGCCTCGATCTCGGCCGGCGACGACGAAATCGGTGCCCTCATCGCCGAAGCCCTCGACAAGGTGGGCAAGGAAGGCGTCATCACGGTCGAGGAGTCCAACACCTTCGGCCTGGAACTTGAGCTCACCGAAGGCATGCGCTTCGACAAGGGCTACATCTCCGCCTACTTCGTCACCGACACGGAGCGCCAGGAAACGGTCCTCGAGGATCCGTACATCCTGATCGTCAACTCCAAGATCTCCAACGTCAAGGAACTGGTTGCTGTCCTCGAAAAGGTCATGCAGTCCAACAAGCCGCTGCTGATCATCGCCGAGGACATCGAAGGCGAGGCCCTGGCCACCCTGATCGTCAACAAGATCCGCGGCACTTTCAAGTCCGTTGCCGTCAAGGCTCCGGGCTTCGGCGACCGCCGCAAGGCGCAGCTTGCCGACATCGCCGTCCTCACCGGCGGCCAGGTCATCGCCGAGGAAGTTGGCCTCAAGCTGGAAACAGCAGGCCTGGAACTCCTGGGCAAGGCACGCAAGGTTGTTGTCACCAAGGACGAGACCACCATCGTCGAAGGTGCCGGCGACGCCGACCAGATCGCCGGCCGCGTGTCCCAGATCCGCGCCGAGATCGAGAACTCCGACTCGGACTACGACCGCGAGAAGCTGCAGGAACGCCTGGCCAAGCTGGCCGGCGGCGTTGCAGTCATCAAGGCCGGTGCCGCAACCGAGGTTGAGCTCAAGGAGCGCAAGCACCGCATCGAAGACGCAGTGCGCAACGCCAAGGCTGCTGTTGAAGAAGGCATCGTCGCCGGTGGCGGCGTGGCCCTCATCCAGGCCGGCGCCAAGGCATTCGCCAACCTGCAGCTCTCCGGCGACGAAGCAACCGGTGCCAACATCGTCCGCGTTGCCATCGACGCTCCGCTGAAGCAGATCGCCTTCAACGCCGGCATGGAGCCGGGCGTTGTGGTGGACAAGGTCCGCGGCCTGCCCGCCGGCCACGGCCTGAACGCCGCAACCGGCGAATACGTCGACCTGCTGGCCGCCGGTGTGAACGACCCCGTCAAGGTAACCCGCTCTGCCCTGCAGAACGCGGCCTCCATTGCCGGTCTCTTCCTCACCACCGAGGCTGTTGTGGCCGACAAGCCGGAGAAGAACGCTGCTCCGGTTGGCGGCGGCGACGACATGGGCGGCATGGGCGGCTTCTAG
- a CDS encoding ABC transporter substrate-binding protein, which produces MTDLNLRPANLRRALSTAALCSALVLTACSGATGNARVEAAEASGDGTLRVGLILDNAGQNAFLNAPQLAAAKLAVQEINAAGGHKGKPVELLPAGTGQGAAEQAEALVAAKADVVIGPTDSSRAAAAIDVLSRARTPLISPANTAAGLSSITSGGYYFRTAPADVAQGPVLVKLAKDAGATSVAVLYQEGSYGKDLSDAVAASAEQAGMEVLATAGFKPGDAGSAADAAGKAEAGAVIVIARDGAQGALAELANLGVDGKQLILSDGAFGRYAPGLAGRYLEGARAVVPGQLPKAGFQARLLAVDPGLKDVSFAAEAYDAVTVAALAAARAQDDAGRSIAANLIAVSGGSAEGSAGEGQGEACPSYKDCLERLKSGPDANYDGESGPIAFDANGDITTATFSVFTYGADNDPALSGLETAARASD; this is translated from the coding sequence GTGACTGATCTGAACCTCCGCCCGGCAAACCTCCGCCGGGCGCTTTCCACCGCTGCCCTGTGTTCTGCCCTGGTATTGACAGCCTGTTCCGGGGCCACCGGCAATGCCCGGGTGGAAGCCGCAGAGGCTTCCGGTGACGGCACCCTGCGCGTGGGACTGATCCTGGACAACGCCGGCCAAAACGCCTTCCTCAATGCCCCGCAACTTGCCGCCGCCAAGCTCGCCGTGCAGGAAATCAATGCTGCAGGCGGCCACAAGGGCAAGCCGGTGGAACTCCTTCCAGCCGGTACAGGACAGGGTGCGGCAGAACAGGCCGAGGCGCTCGTCGCCGCGAAGGCGGACGTTGTCATCGGCCCCACCGATTCAAGCCGCGCCGCAGCGGCAATTGACGTCCTCTCCCGTGCCCGCACTCCGCTTATCTCGCCAGCCAACACTGCCGCCGGGCTCAGCAGCATCACCAGCGGCGGCTATTACTTCAGGACCGCACCGGCCGACGTCGCGCAGGGTCCCGTCCTGGTGAAGTTGGCCAAGGACGCCGGTGCCACGTCGGTCGCAGTGCTGTACCAGGAGGGTTCCTACGGCAAGGACCTTTCGGACGCCGTTGCCGCCTCTGCCGAACAGGCGGGAATGGAAGTGCTGGCAACTGCCGGCTTCAAGCCGGGCGACGCGGGCAGCGCAGCCGATGCTGCCGGGAAGGCTGAAGCAGGCGCCGTTATTGTCATAGCCCGTGACGGTGCGCAGGGCGCCCTGGCGGAACTGGCCAACTTGGGTGTTGACGGGAAGCAGCTCATCCTCAGTGACGGCGCCTTCGGCCGCTACGCGCCAGGTCTGGCAGGGCGCTACCTGGAGGGCGCCCGCGCCGTGGTTCCCGGACAGCTTCCCAAAGCGGGCTTCCAGGCAAGGCTCCTGGCGGTGGACCCGGGCCTGAAGGACGTATCTTTCGCAGCCGAAGCCTATGACGCAGTGACGGTTGCTGCCCTGGCTGCTGCGAGGGCCCAGGATGACGCCGGCCGATCTATTGCAGCCAATCTGATCGCTGTTTCGGGAGGATCAGCGGAGGGATCAGCTGGGGAAGGGCAGGGCGAGGCGTGCCCGTCCTATAAGGACTGCCTGGAACGCCTGAAGTCCGGGCCGGATGCCAATTACGACGGCGAGTCAGGGCCGATTGCCTTTGACGCCAACGGCGACATCACCACGGCCACGTTCAGCGTCTTCACCTACGGAGCCGACAATGACCCCGCCCTGAGTGGCCTTGAGACGGCGGCGCGGGCTTCGGACTGA
- a CDS encoding cold-shock protein, translating into MAQGTVKWFNAEKGYGFITVDGSGDDIFVHWSAIQGDGYRALDEGQRVELEVGEGEKGPQAESVRPAE; encoded by the coding sequence ATGGCACAGGGAACCGTCAAATGGTTCAACGCTGAAAAGGGCTACGGCTTTATCACCGTTGACGGCTCCGGCGATGACATCTTTGTCCATTGGTCCGCCATTCAGGGTGATGGTTACCGGGCCCTGGATGAGGGCCAGCGGGTGGAGCTCGAAGTGGGCGAAGGCGAGAAGGGCCCGCAGGCTGAAAGCGTCCGGCCGGCAGAGTGA
- a CDS encoding LytR C-terminal domain-containing protein, with product MPKYARDEFDKVPETASRQGVHRTASAPSRVRLWPILAVGIAALAIGLVSFLILPKLSVSTPDNQASVSQAASPLAGTGSTPSAAPKASPEPSAVSTPSPFTEPEASAVAEPEPDEPTSAPAVIDKTQSVAIYNAAGTAGLAGRVGGTVQADGWTLGQVGNWAGSPQQASVVFYQGAGQLPGAQALAALLGIPTVVESTEFQVPLVVVLGPGYQ from the coding sequence ATGCCCAAATACGCCCGCGATGAATTCGACAAGGTCCCGGAGACTGCTTCGCGACAAGGAGTCCACCGCACGGCTTCCGCCCCGTCACGGGTGCGGCTCTGGCCCATTCTCGCGGTGGGCATTGCCGCCCTGGCGATTGGACTGGTGTCCTTCCTGATCCTTCCCAAGCTCAGCGTCAGCACCCCGGACAACCAGGCATCAGTAAGCCAGGCGGCATCCCCGCTGGCCGGCACCGGTTCCACTCCTTCGGCCGCCCCCAAGGCTTCTCCGGAACCTTCTGCGGTGTCAACGCCATCCCCGTTCACGGAGCCCGAAGCCAGCGCGGTCGCCGAACCGGAACCGGACGAGCCAACCTCCGCTCCCGCGGTCATCGACAAGACACAAAGCGTTGCCATTTACAACGCCGCAGGGACGGCAGGACTTGCCGGCCGGGTGGGTGGAACGGTCCAGGCCGACGGCTGGACGCTCGGCCAGGTGGGCAACTGGGCCGGTTCCCCGCAGCAGGCGTCCGTCGTCTTCTACCAGGGGGCCGGCCAACTGCCCGGCGCCCAGGCCCTGGCGGCGCTTCTCGGCATTCCCACGGTGGTGGAAAGCACAGAATTCCAGGTGCCGCTGGTTGTGGTGCTGGGGCCCGGCTACCAGTAA
- a CDS encoding DUF3263 domain-containing protein: MAEPAREHLPEPESRHSLLADFKLRDSPLSERDQQMLALERQWWKYAGAKEQAIRELFDLSATHYYQLLNALIDTEDALAHDPMLVKRLRRLRMSRHRARTARRLGSDA; the protein is encoded by the coding sequence GTGGCGGAACCAGCTCGGGAGCACCTGCCGGAGCCGGAATCCCGGCACTCCCTCCTGGCCGACTTCAAGCTTCGTGACTCGCCGTTGAGCGAGCGTGACCAGCAGATGCTTGCCCTGGAGCGGCAGTGGTGGAAGTACGCCGGCGCCAAGGAACAGGCCATCCGGGAGCTTTTCGACCTTTCCGCCACCCACTACTACCAGCTGCTCAACGCCTTGATTGACACCGAGGATGCGCTGGCCCACGATCCCATGCTGGTCAAGCGATTGCGTAGACTACGTATGTCGCGTCACCGTGCACGTACCGCACGGCGCCTGGGGTCCGACGCCTAA
- a CDS encoding uracil-DNA glycosylase, translating to MFESDALFELEQEPARGTGFAELAQLPLEELMAPDWAAALAGVETELREVLTFLADEVAAGHQVLPAPSNVLRAFRQPLAAVKVLIVGQDPYPTPEHAVGLSFSVDPRTRPIPRSLANIYRELEADLGLPARVHGDLSAWADQGVLLLNRVMTVRAGSAGSHRGRGWEKITTAAVTAVAHRRNHDGSRMPLVAVLWGKDAESVRPLLEGAPAVASAHPSPLSASRGFFGSRPFSRVNELLSGQGALGVTWELPPAP from the coding sequence GTGTTTGAATCAGATGCCTTGTTCGAACTTGAGCAGGAACCAGCGCGCGGAACCGGTTTCGCCGAGCTTGCGCAGCTCCCGCTGGAGGAGCTCATGGCGCCCGACTGGGCCGCCGCCCTGGCGGGCGTGGAAACGGAACTCCGGGAGGTGCTTACCTTCCTCGCGGACGAAGTGGCGGCCGGGCACCAGGTGCTGCCGGCGCCGTCGAACGTCCTGCGGGCCTTCCGGCAGCCCCTCGCCGCGGTGAAGGTCCTGATCGTGGGCCAGGATCCCTATCCGACGCCGGAACATGCGGTGGGGTTGTCCTTCTCCGTGGATCCCCGCACGCGGCCCATCCCCCGGAGCCTGGCGAACATCTACCGGGAGCTGGAAGCGGACCTCGGGCTGCCGGCGCGGGTCCACGGCGACCTGTCCGCCTGGGCTGACCAGGGCGTGCTGCTCCTGAACCGCGTCATGACAGTGCGCGCGGGATCGGCCGGCTCGCACCGCGGCAGGGGCTGGGAGAAGATCACGACGGCGGCAGTCACGGCGGTCGCCCACCGGCGGAACCACGACGGGTCCAGGATGCCTCTGGTTGCGGTGCTGTGGGGAAAGGACGCCGAAAGTGTCCGGCCCCTCCTCGAGGGGGCTCCTGCCGTGGCGAGCGCCCACCCCAGCCCGCTGTCCGCATCCCGCGGCTTTTTTGGGTCCCGGCCTTTCAGCCGCGTCAATGAACTCCTGAGCGGGCAGGGTGCCCTTGGCGTAACCTGGGAGCTCCCCCCGGCGCCCTAG
- a CDS encoding siderophore-interacting protein produces the protein MSTLPAATSANKKSRPQINLAVVRREELSPHMVRIVAGGDGFADFVNNDFVDRYVKIVFPQPGVEYPSPLDLWSIRETMPREQWPFTRTYTIRWVDPVARELAIDFVVHGDEGLAGPWAAKAQPGDTLTFTGPGGAYNPAPDADWYLYAGDEAALPAIAACLESLPREAVGLAFVEVDSHADIQPIAAPAGVTIHWIVRNGVPAGESDVLVQAVANAEWPAGRVDVFAHGERGYMKALRKVLFDQRGLERSQVSLSGYWAKGRVEDVFQAEKKLPVGQI, from the coding sequence ATGAGCACCCTTCCCGCCGCTACCAGCGCCAACAAGAAGAGCCGTCCGCAGATCAACCTCGCCGTTGTCCGCAGGGAAGAGCTTTCCCCGCACATGGTGCGGATCGTCGCCGGCGGGGACGGCTTCGCGGACTTCGTCAACAACGATTTCGTGGACCGGTACGTCAAGATCGTTTTTCCGCAGCCGGGGGTGGAGTATCCCTCTCCCCTGGATCTGTGGAGCATCCGTGAGACCATGCCGAGGGAACAATGGCCGTTCACCCGCACGTACACCATCCGCTGGGTGGACCCAGTGGCGCGCGAGCTTGCCATCGATTTTGTGGTCCACGGTGACGAAGGCCTCGCCGGCCCGTGGGCAGCCAAGGCGCAGCCAGGCGACACCTTGACCTTCACCGGCCCCGGCGGCGCCTACAACCCGGCACCCGACGCCGACTGGTACCTCTACGCCGGCGACGAGGCGGCGCTGCCGGCCATTGCTGCGTGCCTGGAGTCCCTGCCGAGGGAGGCAGTGGGCCTGGCCTTTGTGGAGGTGGATTCCCACGCCGACATCCAGCCGATTGCCGCTCCCGCCGGAGTGACAATCCACTGGATTGTTCGCAACGGTGTCCCCGCGGGCGAGAGCGACGTCCTGGTGCAGGCCGTGGCAAACGCCGAATGGCCCGCGGGCAGGGTGGACGTGTTTGCGCACGGCGAGCGCGGCTACATGAAGGCCCTCCGAAAGGTCCTTTTCGATCAGCGCGGCTTGGAACGCAGCCAAGTCTCCCTTTCGGGTTACTGGGCCAAGGGCCGCGTGGAGGATGTGTTCCAGGCGGAGAAAAAGCTGCCCGTAGGGCAAATATAG
- a CDS encoding threonine/serine exporter ThrE family protein, with product MTDRPERPGRRPRTDGLPKTEPLTPAQVRQNAAAKRMLRRLVQGENPPTAPMSIVDRLTGSPYANPTIQVGGVDTSARKTLDFALHLAETMFRYGAGALEVETSIIAVTAALGLKNIEVDITNQSVGINYAPKDQTPISLLRVVRSWTNNYAGLAKVHQLVTDIVAGGVGRDEAIRRLDEAITSPKPFPRWMVTVAFGTFAAVFVGVLGGGPVSSAIAFAANIGISLLARQLGRWRVPDFFITASCSFVVTQLALVLWQFGLTTSPAIVVVGGILLLLPTGRLVSSVQDAINGFPVTAAGRFLSTLLTFGAIVAGIAVAFVVGELTGMQRIDVTQTFPPAYDLWVLVIFVAVAVMAIGITEQTSWQLLLPTAAVGVAGYLILLAASQLGVGDRFSPALAAVVIGLLGRVVALRMGAPQLVVAVPAALILLPGLTIFRSMYVLTIEEAEILLGAGGMLNAGAIVLGTAGGIVLGDTLARPLTRSLASNERRRARRR from the coding sequence ATGACTGACCGGCCCGAACGTCCCGGGCGCAGGCCGCGCACGGACGGCCTGCCCAAAACAGAGCCGCTGACCCCTGCCCAGGTCCGGCAGAATGCCGCAGCCAAAAGAATGCTGCGGCGCTTGGTACAGGGTGAAAACCCGCCAACCGCGCCGATGAGCATCGTGGACCGCCTGACGGGGAGTCCCTACGCCAACCCCACTATCCAGGTGGGCGGCGTGGACACCTCCGCCCGCAAGACCCTCGACTTTGCGCTGCACCTGGCCGAAACCATGTTCCGGTACGGAGCTGGTGCGCTGGAGGTGGAGACGAGCATCATCGCCGTCACCGCAGCGCTGGGCCTGAAGAACATCGAAGTGGACATCACCAACCAGTCGGTCGGCATCAACTACGCTCCGAAGGACCAGACACCTATTTCGCTGCTGCGGGTGGTGCGCTCCTGGACCAACAACTACGCCGGCCTGGCGAAGGTGCATCAGCTGGTGACGGACATTGTGGCCGGGGGAGTAGGCCGGGACGAGGCAATCCGCCGGCTTGATGAGGCCATCACCAGCCCCAAGCCCTTTCCGCGCTGGATGGTCACGGTGGCCTTCGGTACGTTCGCAGCCGTCTTCGTGGGGGTCCTGGGGGGCGGGCCGGTGTCCTCTGCCATCGCCTTTGCGGCCAATATCGGCATCAGCCTGCTGGCCCGCCAACTGGGGAGGTGGCGCGTGCCTGACTTCTTCATCACGGCCAGCTGCTCCTTTGTAGTGACGCAGCTGGCCCTGGTGCTGTGGCAGTTCGGGCTGACCACGTCGCCCGCGATCGTGGTGGTGGGCGGCATCCTCCTGCTCCTGCCGACAGGACGCCTCGTTTCGTCCGTCCAGGACGCCATCAACGGCTTCCCCGTGACGGCGGCAGGCCGGTTCCTGTCCACGCTGCTGACCTTCGGCGCCATCGTGGCGGGAATCGCCGTCGCCTTCGTGGTGGGTGAGCTGACCGGGATGCAGCGCATCGACGTCACCCAAACCTTCCCGCCAGCCTACGATCTCTGGGTCCTGGTCATATTTGTGGCGGTGGCCGTGATGGCCATCGGCATCACCGAACAGACCAGCTGGCAGCTCCTGCTGCCCACAGCGGCCGTAGGCGTGGCCGGCTACCTAATCCTGCTTGCTGCGAGCCAGCTCGGAGTGGGTGACCGGTTTTCACCGGCCCTGGCCGCGGTGGTCATTGGCCTGCTGGGGCGTGTGGTCGCCCTGAGGATGGGGGCGCCGCAGCTGGTGGTTGCCGTGCCCGCAGCGCTGATCCTGCTGCCCGGCCTCACCATTTTCCGGTCCATGTATGTGCTCACCATCGAGGAAGCCGAGATCCTGCTCGGCGCCGGAGGGATGCTCAACGCCGGTGCCATCGTCCTGGGGACAGCCGGCGGCATCGTCCTCGGCGACACCCTCGCCCGGCCGCTGACGCGCAGCCTGGCGAGCAATGAGCGGCGGCGCGCCCGCCGCCGCTGA
- a CDS encoding peptidoglycan bridge formation glycyltransferase FemA/FemB family protein, producing MNPVTTGTDLEFAILSDAEFEAFALKHPHNSFFQSVDFAAFQRARGQQVELFGVRRKGELVAAGKLNYTTTRLGYTVCECAKGPLMDYADADLVGAVVGLLRKRAVERKAAELRISPNLKYIARDADGAEHPEVEDNRPLVARLAGLGFQHQGLDMDFVNVNWMFIKSLAGVSDAEELIMSTSYRTRKAIRKAEKNGVFLEQATLETLDDFYGALSRAGDEKGFVYRERAYYEHLLRTTSTEFTKLMMAKIDIPAYRKSITERLEAESATAAELRREVEETGSKKKANRLKVVQDLVDSYERSLKDIERFPDSVGVATVAAIHFVCYGDEVVCVIGGTVQDYIYFNGATSLYWGMMLHALEKGYPRYNFYGTFGISGQDEEGHGGYEFKKGFGGEVVQLVGDFVMPARPAVFHANRLARAAAAAARTLLGKLPLKRSA from the coding sequence TTGAATCCAGTCACCACCGGCACCGATCTTGAATTTGCCATCCTCAGCGACGCAGAATTCGAGGCATTTGCCCTCAAGCACCCGCACAACAGCTTTTTCCAGTCCGTTGACTTCGCGGCCTTCCAGCGTGCCCGCGGCCAGCAGGTGGAGCTCTTCGGCGTGCGCCGCAAGGGTGAACTGGTCGCTGCCGGGAAACTGAACTACACCACCACGCGTCTGGGCTACACGGTGTGCGAATGCGCCAAGGGGCCTTTGATGGACTACGCGGACGCAGACCTCGTGGGCGCCGTCGTCGGACTCCTCCGCAAACGCGCCGTGGAACGGAAAGCCGCTGAGCTGCGGATTTCCCCCAACCTCAAGTACATCGCCCGCGATGCCGACGGCGCGGAACACCCCGAGGTTGAGGACAACCGCCCGCTGGTGGCCCGGCTTGCAGGGCTGGGATTCCAGCACCAGGGACTGGACATGGACTTCGTCAACGTGAACTGGATGTTCATCAAAAGCCTCGCAGGCGTCAGCGACGCGGAAGAGCTCATCATGAGCACCAGCTACCGGACCCGCAAGGCCATCCGCAAAGCCGAGAAAAACGGCGTGTTCCTGGAACAGGCAACCCTGGAAACCCTTGACGACTTCTACGGCGCGCTGAGCAGGGCAGGGGACGAGAAAGGCTTCGTCTACCGCGAACGCGCCTACTACGAGCACCTGCTCCGGACCACCTCCACGGAGTTCACGAAGCTCATGATGGCCAAGATCGACATCCCGGCCTACCGGAAATCCATCACCGAGCGGCTGGAAGCGGAATCGGCGACGGCGGCCGAACTGCGCCGTGAGGTCGAAGAAACCGGCAGCAAGAAAAAGGCCAACCGGCTCAAAGTGGTCCAGGACCTCGTGGACAGCTACGAACGGAGCCTCAAAGACATTGAGCGGTTCCCCGACTCCGTGGGAGTCGCCACAGTGGCCGCTATCCACTTTGTCTGCTACGGCGATGAGGTGGTGTGTGTCATCGGCGGCACCGTGCAGGACTACATCTACTTCAACGGGGCCACCTCCCTGTACTGGGGCATGATGCTCCACGCACTGGAAAAGGGGTACCCGCGGTACAACTTCTATGGAACATTCGGCATCTCCGGCCAGGACGAGGAAGGCCACGGCGGGTACGAGTTCAAGAAGGGCTTCGGGGGCGAAGTGGTCCAGCTGGTGGGCGACTTCGTGATGCCGGCCCGTCCCGCCGTCTTCCACGCCAACAGGCTGGCCCGCGCGGCAGCCGCCGCTGCCCGCACCCTGCTGGGCAAGTTGCCCCTGAAACGTTCCGCCTGA